One Betta splendens chromosome 8, fBetSpl5.4, whole genome shotgun sequence DNA segment encodes these proteins:
- the hexim1 gene encoding protein HEXIM1, whose protein sequence is MTEPAEPTDHQETSGSPSGGSSEDALEHLPASDPGGPVNGDRGRQRDQKQQQQQRRRRAENCEDVNTDKLWQIKGGQGEMCAALVAGNELQKCPNSAQPHQKPDKKSPDDGGHTLQENDDEDGAAHEPLNQVRGEGLHVDSDTGLDARVGKKRHRRRAAKKKRNWKPYYKLSWEERKAQDERETARASRVREEMFAKGLPVAPYNTTQFLMDEHDREEPDLNTEMGVRRPSGVGGRMEDTASEEDLFDNDEEDDDEGSGGGSDGIGRPGNAGGEFLQRDFSETYERYHVESLQNMSKQELVQEYLELEKCMSRLEEENNRLRRAVEPGGLTLESYLVRLRELERELERLRAQNTELLLQNQPSKVRGQVATN, encoded by the coding sequence ATGACAGAGCCAGCAGAGCCGACCGATCACCAGGAAACTTCAGGCAGCCCCTCAGGTGGGAGCAGCGAAGACGCTTTGGAGCATCTCCCAGCCAGCGACCCTGGTGGACCCGTGAACGGCGACAGGGGGCGACAGAGagaccagaagcagcagcagcagcagcggcggcggcgggcggagAACTGTGAGGATGTCAACACAGacaagttatggcaaattaaaGGCGGACAGGGGGAGATGTGCGCAGCCTTAGTTGCCGGAAACGAGCTCCAAAAGTGCCCGAATTCAGCTCAGCCTCACCAGAAGCCTGATAAGAAGTCACCGGACGACGGCGGTCACACTTTACAGGAGAACGATGACGAAGACGGAGCCGCACACGAGCCCTTAAACCAGGTGCGAGGGGAAGGTTTGCACGTTGACTCCGACACGGGCTTGGATGCGCGTGTGGGCAAGAAGAGGCACAGGCGCAGGGCCGCAAAGAAGAAGCGCAACTGGAAGCCGTACTACAAACTTTCCTGGGAGGAAAGAAAAGCCCAGGACGAGAGGGAGACGGCCAGGGCCTCTCGGGTGAGAGAGGAGATGTTCGCCAAAGGGCTCCCGGTGGCCCCTTACAACACCACACAGTTCCTGATGGACGAGCACGACCGAGAGGAGCCCGACCTCAACACCGAGATGGGGGTCCGGCGGCCCTCGGGGGTCGGCGGTCGCATGGAGGACACTGCCAGCGAGGAGGACCTCTTCGACAacgacgaggaggacgacgacgaggGCAGCGGCGGGGGCAGCGACGGCATCGGGCGACCCGGCAACGCGGGCGGGGAGTTTCTGCAGAGAGACTTTTCCGAGACCTACGAGCGGTACCACGTCGAGAGCCTGCAGAATATGAGCAAGCAGGAGCTGGTGCAGGAGtacctggagctggagaagtgcATGTCccgcctggaggaggagaacaaccGGCTGAGGCGCGCGGTGGAGCCCGGAGGTCTGACCTTGGAGAGCTACCTGGTTCGGCTCCGAGAGCTGGAGAGGGAACTGGAAAGACTGCGGGCTCAGAACACCGAGCTCCTTTTGCAGAACCAGCCGAGCAAGGTCCGGGGTCAGGTCGCCACCAACTAA
- the plcd3a gene encoding 1-phosphatidylinositol 4,5-bisphosphate phosphodiesterase delta-3-A isoform X2, with amino-acid sequence MSTHTSGSAFIIWTNGLVDNEDIRVMMRGSSMVKVRSPRWQKSRTLQLLEDGLTVWCESTKSSRKAKSQQTFAVTEVECVREGCQSEALRPLSGSVPENRCFTVVFKGTRKSLDLLCTCEAEAQHWVRGLRALKEGVATMSQKDKLDHWFRGYVRRADQNQDGKMSYDEVKRLLLMINIDLSEHYARALFKRCDRSGDGRLDHIEIEEFCRELMRRPELDAVFRHYSSNGCVLSIAELRDFLGDQGEDASLGHAQKLILTYELNEWAQKNQLMTQNGFTMYMLSLENDVFNPDHARVHQDMTHPLAHYFISSSHNTYLTKDQVTGASSTEPYIRALNQGCRCVELDCWDGDKGEPVIYHGHTLTSKVPFKEVIETINQYAFKASPYPLILSLENHCSVEQQAVMAKHLRTILGHKLLTKALSDSPLIQELPSPEELKGRILVKGKKHAPHLGQVGKTSSTTSFSSSSDDELTGSKNTPRTDPAKVSAKLSPELSDLVVYCRSVPFHGFGNACEKPPNEMSSFSESEALRLIKDSGKLFVRHNSRQLSRIYPSGQRLQSSNYDPQEMWNCGCQMVALNFQTPGEQMDLNQGCFLANGRCGYVIKPSFLCSPTSDFNPENTGGGPGHIPTQLTLRIISAQQLPKINTQKASSIVDPQVWVEIHGVAIDNAKQKTQRIDNNGFNPRWDCTLSFQMQVPELALVRFVVEDHDHTSKNDFVGQFTLPFTSIRTGYRHVHLLKADGSSLSPATLFIHVKVSRRGIPIKSVSERMKMAKAKA; translated from the exons ATGTCTACACATACCTCAGGCTCAGCTTTTATCATCTGGACTAATG GACTCGTGGACAACGAGGACATACGCGTGATGATGCGGGGCTCCAGCATGGTGAAGGTGCGCTCGCCGCGGTGGCAGAAGAGCCggaccctgcagctgctggaggacgggCTCACCGTGTGGTGCGAGTCCACCAAGAGCTCCCGCAAAGCCAAGTCCCAGCAGACGT TCGCAGTGACGGAGGTGGAGTGCGTGCGCGAAGGCTGCCAGTCGGAGGCGCTGAGGCCCCTGTCCGGGTCGGTGCCGGAGAACCGGTGCTTCACCGTGGTCTTCAAAGGAACCAGGAAGAGCCTGGACCTGCTGTGCACGTGCGAGGCCGAAGCCCAGCACTGGGTGCGAGGGCTGCGCGCGTTAAAGGAGGGCGTGGCCACCATGAGTCAGAAGGACAAACTGGACCA TTGGTTCCGAGGCTACGTGAGGCGAGCcgaccagaaccaggacggcAAGATGAGCTACGACGAGGTCaagcggctgctgctgatgatcaaCATCGACCTGAGCGAGCACTACGCCCGCGCCTTGTTCAAG AGGTGTGACCGATCCGGTGACGGGCGCCTGGATCACATAGAGATCGAGGAGTTCTGCAGGGAGCTGATGCGTCGGCCCGAGCTGGACGCCGTGTTCAGGCACTACTCGAGTAACGGGTGCGTGCTGTCCATAGCGGAGCTGAGGGACTTCCTGGGCGACCAAGGCGAGGACGCCTCGCTGGGCCACGCTCAGAAACTCATACTCACCTATGAGCTCAACGAGTGGG CTCAGAAGAACCAGTTAATGACGCAGAACGGCTTCACTATGTACATGCTGTCGCTGGAGAACGACGTGTTCAACCCCGACCATGCCCGGGTCCACCAGGACATGACGCACCCCCTGGCCCACtacttcatctcctcctcacacaACACCTACCTGACCAAGGACCAAGTCACGGGCGCCAGCAGCACCGAACCGTACATCAG GGCTCTGAATCAGGGCTGTCGCTGCGTGGAGCTGGACTGTTGGGACGGCGATAAAGGCGAACCTGTCATCTACCACGGCCACACGCTCACCTCCAAAGTGCCCTTTAAGGAGGTCATCGAAACCATCAACCAGTATGCCTTCAAG GCGTCCCCGTACCCTCTGATCCTGTCCTTGGAGAACCACTGTTCCGTGGAGCAGCAGGCCGTCATGGCCAAACACCTCCGCACCATCCTGGGCCACAAACTGCTCACCAAGGCCCTCAGCGACAGTccgctgatccaggagctgcCTTCTCCTGAG GAGCTGAAGGGGCGTATTCTggtgaaaggaaagaagcacGCGCCTCACCTGGGGCAGGTGGGGAagaccagcagcaccaccagcttctcctccagctcggaCGACGAGTTAACGGGCAGTAAGAACACGCCCAGGACGGATCCTGCAAAG GTCAGTGCCAAACTGAGCCCGGAGCTGTCTGACCTGGTGGTGTACTGCAGGAGTGTTCCCTTCCACGGCTTTGGAAACGCATGTGAAAAACCGCCCAACGAAATGTCCTCCTTCTCCGAGAGCGAAGCCCTCAGGCTCATCAAAGACTCTG GAAAGCTTTTCGTAAGACACAACAGCAGGCAGCTGAGCCGGATCTACCCTTCTGGCCAGCGCCTCCAATCATCCAACTATGATCCCCAGGAAATGTGGAACTGTGGCTGCCAGATGG TGGCTCTAAACTTCCAGACCCCCGGTGAGCAGATGGACCTGAACCAGGGCTGCTTCCTCGCCAACGGCCGCTGTGGCTACGTCATCAAACCGAGCTTCCTGTGCAGCCCGACATCCGACTTTAACCCAGAGAACACAGGGGGAGGACCCGGCCACATCCCCACCCAGCTGACTCTACGG ATAATATCTGCACAGCAGCTGCCAAAAATCAACACGCAGAAGGCAAGCTCCATTGTGGATCCGCAAGTGTGGGTGGAAATTCATGGAGTGGCTATTgataatgcaaaacaaaaaacacagcgCATTGATAATAATG GTTTTAACCCGCGATGGGACTGCACGCTGAGCTTCCAAATGCAGGTGCCTGAACTGGCCCTGGTGCGGTTTGTTGTGGAGGACCACGACCACACGTCCAAAAATGACTTTGTGGGACAATTTACTTTACCTTTCACAAGCATACGCACAG GTTATCGACATGTGCACTTGTTAAAGGCAGATGGTTCCAGTCTGTCCCCAGCCACACTTTTTATTCACGTCAAAGTGAGTCGCAGAGGAATTCCCATCAAAAGTGTGTCTGAGCGAATGAAGATGGCCAAAGCTAAGGCATGA
- the plcd3a gene encoding 1-phosphatidylinositol 4,5-bisphosphate phosphodiesterase delta-3-A isoform X1, with amino-acid sequence MSSPREQRRKVGEKSTDPLKRLGLVDNEDIRVMMRGSSMVKVRSPRWQKSRTLQLLEDGLTVWCESTKSSRKAKSQQTFAVTEVECVREGCQSEALRPLSGSVPENRCFTVVFKGTRKSLDLLCTCEAEAQHWVRGLRALKEGVATMSQKDKLDHWFRGYVRRADQNQDGKMSYDEVKRLLLMINIDLSEHYARALFKRCDRSGDGRLDHIEIEEFCRELMRRPELDAVFRHYSSNGCVLSIAELRDFLGDQGEDASLGHAQKLILTYELNEWAQKNQLMTQNGFTMYMLSLENDVFNPDHARVHQDMTHPLAHYFISSSHNTYLTKDQVTGASSTEPYIRALNQGCRCVELDCWDGDKGEPVIYHGHTLTSKVPFKEVIETINQYAFKASPYPLILSLENHCSVEQQAVMAKHLRTILGHKLLTKALSDSPLIQELPSPEELKGRILVKGKKHAPHLGQVGKTSSTTSFSSSSDDELTGSKNTPRTDPAKVSAKLSPELSDLVVYCRSVPFHGFGNACEKPPNEMSSFSESEALRLIKDSGKLFVRHNSRQLSRIYPSGQRLQSSNYDPQEMWNCGCQMVALNFQTPGEQMDLNQGCFLANGRCGYVIKPSFLCSPTSDFNPENTGGGPGHIPTQLTLRIISAQQLPKINTQKASSIVDPQVWVEIHGVAIDNAKQKTQRIDNNGFNPRWDCTLSFQMQVPELALVRFVVEDHDHTSKNDFVGQFTLPFTSIRTGYRHVHLLKADGSSLSPATLFIHVKVSRRGIPIKSVSERMKMAKAKA; translated from the exons ATGTCTAGTCCCCGAGAGCAGCGGAGGAAAGTTGGGGAAAAGTCGACGGACCCTCTGAAAAGGCTCG GACTCGTGGACAACGAGGACATACGCGTGATGATGCGGGGCTCCAGCATGGTGAAGGTGCGCTCGCCGCGGTGGCAGAAGAGCCggaccctgcagctgctggaggacgggCTCACCGTGTGGTGCGAGTCCACCAAGAGCTCCCGCAAAGCCAAGTCCCAGCAGACGT TCGCAGTGACGGAGGTGGAGTGCGTGCGCGAAGGCTGCCAGTCGGAGGCGCTGAGGCCCCTGTCCGGGTCGGTGCCGGAGAACCGGTGCTTCACCGTGGTCTTCAAAGGAACCAGGAAGAGCCTGGACCTGCTGTGCACGTGCGAGGCCGAAGCCCAGCACTGGGTGCGAGGGCTGCGCGCGTTAAAGGAGGGCGTGGCCACCATGAGTCAGAAGGACAAACTGGACCA TTGGTTCCGAGGCTACGTGAGGCGAGCcgaccagaaccaggacggcAAGATGAGCTACGACGAGGTCaagcggctgctgctgatgatcaaCATCGACCTGAGCGAGCACTACGCCCGCGCCTTGTTCAAG AGGTGTGACCGATCCGGTGACGGGCGCCTGGATCACATAGAGATCGAGGAGTTCTGCAGGGAGCTGATGCGTCGGCCCGAGCTGGACGCCGTGTTCAGGCACTACTCGAGTAACGGGTGCGTGCTGTCCATAGCGGAGCTGAGGGACTTCCTGGGCGACCAAGGCGAGGACGCCTCGCTGGGCCACGCTCAGAAACTCATACTCACCTATGAGCTCAACGAGTGGG CTCAGAAGAACCAGTTAATGACGCAGAACGGCTTCACTATGTACATGCTGTCGCTGGAGAACGACGTGTTCAACCCCGACCATGCCCGGGTCCACCAGGACATGACGCACCCCCTGGCCCACtacttcatctcctcctcacacaACACCTACCTGACCAAGGACCAAGTCACGGGCGCCAGCAGCACCGAACCGTACATCAG GGCTCTGAATCAGGGCTGTCGCTGCGTGGAGCTGGACTGTTGGGACGGCGATAAAGGCGAACCTGTCATCTACCACGGCCACACGCTCACCTCCAAAGTGCCCTTTAAGGAGGTCATCGAAACCATCAACCAGTATGCCTTCAAG GCGTCCCCGTACCCTCTGATCCTGTCCTTGGAGAACCACTGTTCCGTGGAGCAGCAGGCCGTCATGGCCAAACACCTCCGCACCATCCTGGGCCACAAACTGCTCACCAAGGCCCTCAGCGACAGTccgctgatccaggagctgcCTTCTCCTGAG GAGCTGAAGGGGCGTATTCTggtgaaaggaaagaagcacGCGCCTCACCTGGGGCAGGTGGGGAagaccagcagcaccaccagcttctcctccagctcggaCGACGAGTTAACGGGCAGTAAGAACACGCCCAGGACGGATCCTGCAAAG GTCAGTGCCAAACTGAGCCCGGAGCTGTCTGACCTGGTGGTGTACTGCAGGAGTGTTCCCTTCCACGGCTTTGGAAACGCATGTGAAAAACCGCCCAACGAAATGTCCTCCTTCTCCGAGAGCGAAGCCCTCAGGCTCATCAAAGACTCTG GAAAGCTTTTCGTAAGACACAACAGCAGGCAGCTGAGCCGGATCTACCCTTCTGGCCAGCGCCTCCAATCATCCAACTATGATCCCCAGGAAATGTGGAACTGTGGCTGCCAGATGG TGGCTCTAAACTTCCAGACCCCCGGTGAGCAGATGGACCTGAACCAGGGCTGCTTCCTCGCCAACGGCCGCTGTGGCTACGTCATCAAACCGAGCTTCCTGTGCAGCCCGACATCCGACTTTAACCCAGAGAACACAGGGGGAGGACCCGGCCACATCCCCACCCAGCTGACTCTACGG ATAATATCTGCACAGCAGCTGCCAAAAATCAACACGCAGAAGGCAAGCTCCATTGTGGATCCGCAAGTGTGGGTGGAAATTCATGGAGTGGCTATTgataatgcaaaacaaaaaacacagcgCATTGATAATAATG GTTTTAACCCGCGATGGGACTGCACGCTGAGCTTCCAAATGCAGGTGCCTGAACTGGCCCTGGTGCGGTTTGTTGTGGAGGACCACGACCACACGTCCAAAAATGACTTTGTGGGACAATTTACTTTACCTTTCACAAGCATACGCACAG GTTATCGACATGTGCACTTGTTAAAGGCAGATGGTTCCAGTCTGTCCCCAGCCACACTTTTTATTCACGTCAAAGTGAGTCGCAGAGGAATTCCCATCAAAAGTGTGTCTGAGCGAATGAAGATGGCCAAAGCTAAGGCATGA